The Aeromicrobium yanjiei genome includes a region encoding these proteins:
- a CDS encoding gamma carbonic anhydrase family protein, with the protein MQIALGDKVPQVADGAWVAPTAVLAGSVVIGEGASIWYGAVLRADNEPITIGARSNVQDNAVFHVDKGKPVVLGEGVSVGHGAVIHGATVEDHVLVGMSATIMNGSVIGAESLVAAGALVLEGTVVPPRSLVAGVPAKVRRELSQAEIDKLHHNAAIYEEHRDLHRAGTTLA; encoded by the coding sequence ATGCAGATCGCACTCGGAGACAAGGTCCCCCAGGTCGCGGACGGCGCGTGGGTCGCGCCGACCGCCGTGCTCGCCGGCTCGGTCGTCATCGGCGAGGGCGCGAGCATCTGGTACGGCGCAGTCCTGCGCGCCGACAACGAGCCCATCACGATCGGCGCCCGCAGCAACGTCCAGGACAATGCGGTGTTCCACGTCGACAAGGGCAAGCCGGTCGTGCTGGGCGAGGGTGTCTCGGTCGGCCACGGTGCGGTGATCCACGGGGCGACCGTCGAGGACCACGTGCTCGTCGGCATGAGCGCCACGATCATGAACGGCTCGGTCATCGGCGCCGAGTCGCTCGTGGCTGCCGGGGCGCTCGTGCTGGAGGGCACGGTCGTGCCGCCCCGCTCGCTCGTCGCCGGCGTGCCGGCCAAGGTGCGTCGCGAGCTGAGCCAGGCCGAGATCGACAAGCTGCACCACAACGCCGCGATCTACGAGGAGCACCGCGACCTCCACCGCGCCGGCACGACCCTCGCCTGA